From Platichthys flesus chromosome 7, fPlaFle2.1, whole genome shotgun sequence:
TCAAACAACAAAGTTAAGTAATGTTTTTCTCAACCAACTAAATCTGCTTTTTCTCAACAGTATGAAGTGAAACGGAACTGAATTTTTGTACCATCCGGAACTGCTTCAAGTTCAGATCATAACAACGAAACTGAAGACAAACCTCCCTCAAACAAGCAAAGTTGCAACACTGAAGACAcgcaggggaaaaaaaataaaaaaggatcaCTTCAAGGCTTCAAAACGCAAGAAGTAACCAAATCCTGAAACGACCAAAGAAGACGCACATTAGCTCAACCGAAACACAGAAAAGAAGCAAGCCTATGCCCATGCGTATTCTGAATAACTGATCTGAAACCAGAAGTTTGTGCCTACTCAACAGCTTTGACAAAGCACACGTCCCAACGCTGCTCTTagccctcctcatcctcaccacACCTCAGACTCACCGCCGGGGTGTGGAGTGGGCTGctatctgcttttttttttctcctccctatAGTTCCCCCAACCTATCCTCTTctcactgtttttctttgtaacaTTTTCCAAGCAGTGTTATTGCACCTGCGTTTGCCTTTTTTGTGCCAGACCCCCTCCTCCACACATAATTTTTTGCTTTGTGCAACCATCTAGAACTTGTGCCAGAAACGTGTaacaagcgtgtgtgtgtgtgttcaactgTGTGCATGAAGAGATCTGCAGGAACTGTATAGTCATCAAGATCCAGAGAATAACAAGATACAAGACAACAAATAAAGGTAGGTCTCGACTGTAGTACTTTCTTAATATAAGACTTTTTGTGGTGATGTCAACTGTActtatttacatatttcataTGTCACGTTTTCAAGAATTTCTCTTCCAAATGGTTAAGTTATGTGTTGATTGTAGTGGTTTTCTCCTGAAAATATGACTCAGTAAAtccctgtttttacacattACTCTACACAGCTGTACAAACACAGATTGTGTAACACTCTCAATTCTAGTTCAGTTTGGGCAGCCGTGATGTGCAGACTTTGTTTTCTTATCACTGAGCaccaatcacagctcagttcatccttgtttgtttaatcaatATTCAAATTTGACAAACACGTGAGCAACCTTTGTAAATAATGGCTGTCATTGACATTTTTGTATGTTGAGTTTTGGCCTCATCAATTAGTTTGCATTtatcaaacagcagctcattCAGTGATTATTTGAAGGTGATTATTTCACAGTGAAAGCAGCTGCTGAAGCGCTTCATTGACTTTAACCTTGTACATTGGTCTTAACAAGTAATCACATGTTTGGATCTGGACTTGAAAGCACACAACGTGTAAGTGCAAGATGTAATACTCAGTTGAAGATTAgatttgttgtgttattgttaatgttatttcgcATATTTATGCTCCACCAAACTGCCACCTCCTCCAATCAGTTACACTAGTTATGCAGGTTTTCTGAGGAATGATTTGATTTCCTTTCCTCAGCCAGTCCCCCGCACTTTTATATTCTGGCACTTAAGACATATCCtccctaattaaaaaaaaatccttttcaaCTCTCTGAgctatttttccttttgtttgtgaCACTTGGTACACTGTGACACTTGGTACACTGGCTGACCTATCTGCCTTACCCGTTatgtttgttcctctcttcACCCTTGCAGACATCCAGCGGTGTATCGTTGGATGGTAACATTAATAAATACCGCTTAAACGTCAagcaaaaaaacatcaaaacaagtAATCAAGTGCTCAAGCAAGTTTGGTCCGAGTTTATGGGAAAATATGGGCAGCCCCTGGAAAGGCTTTGTTGAGTTTACCTTGCCTGCGTCGCCACCCACCGCGTTTGTTAGCGCTGACCTGAGCAGCACCTCCCCTGTCGGACTCAGCCTGTCGCCATATGGCCGCTCCGTAAGTTTCACCTTCCCACCTCTTTTTCAACGTGCTCCACCCCCCATCGAACACCCATCCACCCACTTTGCCCCTGCATCTCTGTGAATGGCCTAACTTTCACCCTTTTTTCGGGCTCCCGAGACTAGCCTCGACTCAAGATATACTGTTACAGGTTGAGGGGGGTTCTGCTGCTTAGACTGTGGAAATTGTatgctttttttaatgaatcCTCCAagtagtagttttttttttttccaatttctttttttcccctcatatTTAATTTTGCATCTCAAACCTGAAGAACCCTTATTGGGTGGTGACATGTGCAAATCATTACGTCTCTTCCATCAAGGAAACGCTAAACTACATAACAGTTGGAAACCTGGAATAACGTTAATTTGTAGTATTTAAATTCTTTGCCCTTCAGAACTGAACCCCTGCATTATCTCTGAGACTAACATTTTATAGTCACGTAATCACTGCACAGGCAGGCAGACCAAAGGTTTAAGCACTCTGCCCTTGTATTCAAGTCTTTAATATCCTGTACCAAGGGTATTCGTGTTAAAAACCTGCATATTGTCAAGTCTGGTTGTATTGGATATTGCAGAACTGGACCTAAAAGATGAGGCTGCTCTGGGACCCCCCTACTCATAACCCATAATCCATCACCAACACTCTGTCCACTGCAGATGCACCGCTATTTGATCTATCATTCGCATTTTCTGGTTCCtcatttttggtagttttatTTTGACGATTTATGACACTTCATGTAAACCATTTCATCTAAAGAACTTGGTTTCAGATTTTAAGTCTGCCTTCCCCAAAGAGCCATTCCTGTTTGATTGCACTGGTATTGAATAATGGTGTGATTTTGTCACGGCAGCATTATCGAAGTGTCATGGTAGCAGCCATTGTTACCGAGTGTCCGCTTACTTTTTGGCTTGATATTTTGTTGTCAGGATTTCTCACAGGTTTTGAGTATTAATGGTGGTTGTAAAGGGGTAATATGATACAAGGTAACTTGAATATTGCTGACATATGGTGCCCCCCATCCCCCCAAAAATCATGCAGGGGTGGATTATGAAATGTCAGCAGTTTAGCAAGGTCAAGTAGAAGAGGGTGCTAGATAATAACTTGTTTTGTGTGATTACAACGAAACAACTTGTGATGACGTTTATTTACAAAATCATTAAATGCTATGTGCACGCTCCTTGTCAAAGCTGTGGCCTCCTCAACAGTATATTCAAGTCCTCTCCCCCGTGTCAGAAATGGAAAGAGACTCCTCTGAACCGCCAGTGGCTTGCAACACTGGCTCTGCCCCATCCACCTCTACCGGTCCCATGTCGATCCCCCGTTCTGCCTCCATCTCTTGCCACCCCTACCCAGGAAGCAAAAAACACAAGCGGACTCCCTTGTATCAGAGATCAGTAAGCGGGCATGATCGTCAGTGCCCACGCTGACTTTAACAGCCCCGTCACCAGCTGTTGTCATGTGACTTTTCGCTAACAGCATGGTTTGGAGTAGCGTGGAAGTTCGACCAGGATGTAGGGGTAAAGTTTGATAAGGGAATTTcactggttttaaattgtcGTCTGAGAGGAAGTTGAACTTCTTTTATGAATTTGTCTGTCTAACAAGAATTGCATGAAAGTTGTGTCAGTGCTTAGGTGATGTGGGACTAAAAGCACATTATATAGTGAGTGAATCCTAGTTTGAGTGCATGACACAAAGTCAATCTGAAATGTTGCGGTTTGTTTTTTGAAGATTTGAAGACTGGAAACCGTTCTTTAGCATAAATGTGTTGTCCTCTAAATGGCCAGATAGACCTTGAAGGCTCTAATGCAGCTTTATATTGGCTTTTTTCCCTCCCCACATGCtatgaaatgtgctttacatGCATGTTTTGAagtgtttttcaattttttttgtaagtTGGAATTTAACCCTGCATTAAATTGCAGCTCCATTTTTGTCTGCTTTATGTTGATCCACTTCTGAATGCAGTTTAACacttgtctctcctctcccctaGATGAGTTTTGACCCAGGAATGCTCCATAACAATGGACACACTGCATACGCCAATGGCTCAGGACCAGGCATTAGAGAGACTGGCGTGGTGGAGAAGCTGCTGACTTCCTATGGGTTCATCCAGTGCTCTGAACGTCAGGATCGTCTCTTCTTCCACTGCTCTCAGTACAATGGCAACCTGCAGGATCTCAAAATAGGAGGTTAGAGGCCTTGTGCACAAATCATGACTAACTATTGTCTCAATCCTCACCTGTTAACAATAAACGCCTTGAGCCACATGAAGCCATTAAGACCTAAGGAGCAGCATATAAGAACACTAAGCGTTGTTTGAAAATGACCACCTAAAACCTGAGGGTTTTTATAGCAAACGTATATTCCTCAGTCTGTGAAGCAGAAATACgtgaaaggaaaaacatttggCGTTCATTGTAAATCATTGCTGTTTCCCTGAAGttaattaacataaaaaaactaatataGATGAGGCTTCTTCCCTCAGCAGGAATCGTCTAAATCATCTTccttgttttcatcaaagaaaCACTGCTGTTATCGGCTTCAATCTTGCTGGGATTGTCAACCGTCATCAGAAAAGCAACTTTGCAAACtatattttcactttcatgTGAATTTCAAAACGCGTACATATTTCATCTGACTCTAAAAGGAGAAGCACGCAAACCTCGCTCCCGCTCTTAAAGGTTCATACATGCATGTACTGCATCTGGTTTAAATGGTCAAATGCAAATCAAGCTTCCCCTGTATCATTTGAAGTGTGCTAAATgttttcctgcttctctctcctcagatGATGTAGAGTTTGAGGTATCCTCTGACAGGCGCACTGGCAAGCGCATAGCAGTGAAGCTGCTTAAGATAAAGCCAGAGGTGCTGCCAGAGGAGCGCATCTCGGGCCAGGTGGGGCCAGACCTGCACGCCTATCCCTTTACTGTGCTGCATGGTTATATTCATCCAGTTAAGGAACACCATTTTATTTTTGgttctgtccctgtctgtcaaATGATTTATATGGCCCATTGTGTTTAGGGCAGGGGATGATATTCCAAGTACACGGTAACATTTGATCCCCCTCTTATCCTGtatttaaatgaagaaaaaactaatttcaagATTTGATGACGTGCATGTTTGCTTGAGGTGCTGAATGTTAAATTGCCCAATGGGTTTATACTTGTCAATGGGCCCGACTGCTCCGTCATTAGGTTGAGTTGACCCAGTAAAGGCAGCGGTGTAACTTGCCCGACTGTCAACATGCTATTGACACTACTCATCCTGTAATGCATTCACATAACTAATCGGACAACATGTAGAACACAGTGTGTTTCCACAAAGCAGCAGACTCGTACTGAATCAATTGCTTATGAATTCTATAGTCAGGTTTAGACGGTTTATAAGATTTTACACTGCAGCACAATCTTGCTCATGCAACTCTGCTAACCTGGAAGTAGTGGTGTAACGGTACATATATCTGAAACTGAAAATTTGCAGTAAAGGCCCTTGGTTCATTACGCACGTGTACCAAACGAATGCAGCGAGTCCACCTGCCAAATTTATTCATAGCTGCTGTCGGCTATGTAACTGGTAACACATCGAACTTGCCCACTGTTTTGAAACCGCATCATAAGAGTCATGGTCCACTAACCTTGGAAATAACTCTTATGTTAGTGGGACATGGAAAAACGAGTTTAGTGCAAACCCAGCTCAACGTGGCATCAAAGCTACTGGGGGCAACATATTTTTATAGTAGCAGACGTGGCCGTTCACTGTTGAtgagaataacacacacagagtaatcAAGCCCCATTACGAAGTTCCCTCTCATCCACATTTCAGCCAGCAAGTCACACCAGCCCTTTATAAACCTCTGTTCCTATAAGGGAGAGTGTTTGTGTCATACCAACAGGGCATCAAACCCTTTCTGCAAACTATGTTGACagtacgttttttttttgtttttttttaagaaaaaattaaaatacaaatgattaatagtTCATTTTCATCATGCATCACCTTAATGGATATTTATTTGagtaattatatttattttatgagcatgattatgtaaaaaaaacgcCATACTTAACCAGGGttgaataaaaagagagaaatcagtTTGTTTCCTGTCCCTTGTTTCTACTGTACCGAAAAACATTCCGACCCGTGACCTCTAAGAAAGAGGTTTGTGTACCGTTACACCCGTACCTGTAAGTGATGCTCTACACCGCTGACACTTAATCTACTTGTTAttatgacatttatttgaaattcaGCCTTTCATCCATCATGTGTCCATAGATTTTTAACTTGGAGTATGTAATTTGAAAGAATATTGCCGAATCAGTGTGGTAATGTTTCCCATTTGTGATCTCCATTTACTGCAGGTTGTCTCATCAATCCCAGTGCACTTGGATGGAAAGTCTGGCCCTGTGCAGGTCCCCAATGGCAGTGTCTGTTATGAAAGAAATGGGGTAAGAAAAGTGACATAGATTAAAACATGCTTGATGCTGATAGCAAGCAACAACACAATCCCTCTTAAAGATATTTTATGTAATCAGAATTGGAGCACCACAGTCTAGGTAATTAAGCACTGAAAGCAGAAGAGTGAAGCTCCCTGCAGTGAAATCTCCTTACATCTCACTCAGTTGTACAGACACCGAGCCAACACACGTCTTttcttgttaaaaaaacaccagTATTGCTACAGGTTTATTACCCATGGGGAACATTTCCCACAGTGTGGCATCTCCACTCTGTTTATGTATTCACACTAAATTTTATTAGGTGGTTTAGAATGTGACAGTTGAATCATTAAAATGTGTGCCCTAGCCATTTGACAAGGTTTGACACTGATGTTCACAGGAAGTTTTCTACCTTACCTACACTCCTGAAGATGTAGAGGGTAACATCCACCTGGACACGGGCGACAAAGTCAGCTTTTACATGGAGACCAACAAACAGTGAGCCCATCCCTATTGACACTATTGTCTTGATTTCCCAGCGGTTGCCTTTTTTGCCCAATTCATTTCTCTATCTCTTTCAGCACTGGTGCCGTTAGTGCTCGTAATATTCAGCTGgtgaagaaaaagcagatgcGGTGCCAGGGTGTGGTGTGTGCTACAAAGGTACGGACCAATGATCTCCTCACATGAACCTTTTCTAATTTCGTTAATAAGACCTAATAGGATTGTTTGATGGCTGACTTTGCAAAACAAAATGATCAGTCCAGAGATGTTATGGATATGGCCTTTACTTGACAACCCAGATTTAACCAACCATGCTACTTGTTTACCAAATAAGCTAAAATAATCAGAACTGCTGTAGATATGGTGTTTGGTAGTATGATAACTAGATGCCATTTCTCCCGTTCTATTCCATACCTCAATGATTTCCACCAAACTCATTTTGGCTGGTAGGTTGATGAACCATGTGTTGTTTTACAGGAGGCCTTTGGATTCATCGAAAGGGCTGACGTGGTGAAGGAGATTTTCTTTCACTACAGTGAGTTCAAGGGTGATTTGGAGGCTCTGCAGGCTGGAGATGATGTCGAGTTCACCATCAAAGACAGAAATGTAGGTGTCATCAAGCTTTCAACTGTAGCATCCACaaattatttcatcatttttttatttttatcagtgTATTTCTTATTACTGGTCTTAACGTGTTTAGAACATTATTTACCTTTTTGATCTTGTGGCTTAGGGTAAAGAAGTAGCTACTGATGTGAGGCTGCTCGCCCAAGGAACGGTCATTTTTGAGGATATCAGCATTGAGCAATTTGAAGGCACTGTCGTCAAGGTCATTCCCAAGGTTCCCACCAAAAACCAGGCAAGTTGATTACAATCCTGTCAAGGTGGATTCTTGCGTATTTCATGAGGTTTTGGTTATAACTAGTGATGCATCTGCGAGTCACTaaccaagattttttttttattctttcctgCGTCCACAGAACGACCCTCTCCCAGGTCGCATCAGTTCTCGCATTGGTTTCACTGACAAGGAGCTGCCGTTCGGAGAGAAGGACACAAAATCCAAGGTCACCCTTTTGGAGGGTGATCACATTCAGTTCAACATCTCCACCGACCGCAGAGACAAGCTTGAGAGGGCCACGAACATCGACGTCCTCCCAGACACCTTCGACTTCACCAAGGAGACTCGTGAAATGGTAAATGATTCCTAAAAAAGTGCTTGATTTTCACAAATGGTCTAATAAATTATTgaatatatcattttatttgaaaaaaatggcTGATTTATAGAGACCTTAAGTGATTACCTATTCATAGACAGCTATTGTGCCACCAATACTCTTTCTAGGGGGTGATTGCGGCTATACGCGATGGCTTTGGCTTCATAAAGTGTGTGGATCGGGATGCTAGGATGTTCTTTCACTTCAGTGAAGTGCTGGAGGAGAGCCAACTGCACATCTCGGATGAAGTGGAGTTTACTGTTGTGCCTGTAGGTCCTGTTAATAAGATTTTCACCAAAGTATGTATTTTGTGTTACTACTTTAGCCGCCACATTTCAATTactctttaaacaaatgaaattaaatgttctGTCGTTGCCAGGATATGCTGTCGGCTCAGAGGAACCATGCCGTGCGCATCAAGAAGCTGCCCAAGGGCACAGTGTCTTTCCATACCCAGTCTGAGCAGCGCTTCATGGGTGTTGTGGAGAAAGAAGTTATTGCTGTCAACACAAAGAATGCCAGTCCTACAAAGGTGAAGGAGAAGGTATTAttatgacatatatatatatatataacagaatCCACCccccatttcttaaaaaaactgTAGCCTTGTTGCTCCAGCCCCAACCTACTTCTACCCCTCTACCCATTTTTAGTTCTAATTTTACTCTTTGCTTTGTCATCATTTACCTCCACCTGTCCATGTCCCTTGTTGGTTAAGAAAAAAGACAAGGTAGGACTGAGACCTTCTGCATGAAGCCACATGACTCATGTCTCACAAatgagtgatgatgatataCAAATTATTCTTTTATTCAGTAAAATAATTTCACCAACTTTATCCAATATATTCCTAGACTTcagatgtttaataaaaaattcaacagTTGACACATAACGCAGTGTATGAAAACAGCTTTTGACAAGCGTGCTGTTGACTAGCCTTGCTGTGTaacaagtgtttgtgtttcttatttttccaAGGGTAAAGTTGTAGAAAAGGTTGGTCTTTGCAGGCCTCTGGCCAACCAATGACAGCATGGTGTTTCATCACTATTTAACAACACAATTTAGAGACTAAACACTAATCCCCACTACTAGAATGGGTTTTTGGGAACAGACTGTTTAGTACTTGAGGGAAAGAACCCCAAAAATTGTTCACATCAGAATCTGAAGCATAAGATATTTTCAGTTGTCAAACCAACCTGGCCAGCTGAGATACTCCAGTGTTTTTGTCACACTTCTGTTTGTTACAAAAGTGAATCTAGAAGGATGCTCTGAGAGCGAATACCGTGAGCAATACGGTGAGTCACTCGACAAGTCAAAGCAGtgtttcaattttttatttttataaacctTCTGACTAGCATTTGAGGTGTAAAAATGATCTACGTGTTGGAGGTAACAATATCGGCAAAATGCATTGCTCATCTATAAAATCATTACAACAATTGAAGGAATAAAATGTGTCTTAAAGGACTGTCCCCAATAATTGAAACTACAGTAGTGAAGCTGCTGTAACACAGAGCTGTCGCAGTAGACTAGGCTAATGCTAACCACCCGTGCTTGTACAGAGTGAAACATTGCACAAACTGAGGCCTCTCATGCTTGTGTAGGCCATCTGCACATCATCTTCTAATACATGCATACTTTAAAATGCTCTGCTCAATTCATCTGAAACCGGGAGCTTAAACACATTTGGTTGAAATGTTTATCACTAATGAGCGATTCAGCAGTGGCTGGGACCAGCTATCAAACAAAGGGTATGCTCAATTAATTTAGTTTGATGTGTCCTTTTGGCAGGAATCGGAGGAAGGAGTTATTGGATATGATGACTGTGGAGAGAAGCTCACTGTGGCCTACCATACTAAAGACCTAGAGGGAGGAGGCATCCCACAGGTTGGAGACAAGGTAACTATAGTTATCTTCAGATTTTAAAGACTATACAAAGACTCATAAGTGCAAACTGCTCACTAAAATGACTTGTGTACCCATTTTGACCTGATGCAACGTATGCATGTGTAAACCAAATTTCATACTTTTCAAGACTCGTGACTGATTCATTGCGGCATGATTCGCTGACATACTGGGAAAGGTGAAATGCATTATGGTAAATGTGTTCGTCAGTGCTCTTAGCCCGcaattgtttaatattttaaatagagTTTCAGGCAAAGGCTGAAGACCAATCAAGGGGATTGATATTGAAGCATAGTGCAGCAGTGGTTAATTGAcaaacaatgaatgaatgaaaataacaatgaaGGCGAATCAGACCCAGACGATGTCcctgctgatccactgaccaAGGCTCAGTCGGTATAAGACATTTTTGAGGAGGCGTAAGTTTGCCAGCCTAATGGTTTTtagaaaatgttcagtttaGGGAAACTGCAATGATTCAAAGGCCaaagatttttcatttcatgtctctaCCTGCTTCAGAAGCTGATCATTTTGTTGTtatgacttaatttcccttcggggatgaataaagttatcTATCTATTCCTCAGAAAACCCTCAGGTTTTCAGTGATCGAACAATGCTACATGAATCTTTTTAGAGTCTTAATGGGTCAACTGAAGTTGTTCTGCTGAAAAGATGATATGAAGTTTGCTCCTGTAGCTGAGGATCATTGCTAATATCACCCTACTTTTTGTGGCTCTCTGGCGACGAGTGATTCAGTGTTTGTAGCTGCCTTGTTAAACTTACCATGTTTGTCCTCTAGGTGGAGTTCTCCATCAACGAAGTGAAGCGAACCGGCCAGCAGAGCGCAGTCTCCATCAGGGTCCTCAACCGTACCTCCTCCAATGCCAAGAGACTACATGGATTTGTTGCCACACTGAAGGACAACTTTGGCTTCATTGAGACAGCAAATCATGATCAAGAGATATTCTTTCACTACAGGTAGAGTTTAAATTCTaagattgtatttttttcaatgaCATCCAAATATCTGTGAATTTGAactctggttttatttatatctgtttgttttcctcagtgAAATGTGTGGAGACTTGGACAGTTTGGAGCTGGGCGACACGGTGGAGTACACGCTCTCtaaaggaaaaggaaacaaagtCAGTGCTGAAAAGGTTACCAAAGTGGCTGCAGGTATGAAGAGTTTTAGCTGATTTCTTTCTACGATTCACTTAAGATTTGTTAGCTTGGCTGGTAAAGGGACTTCAATTGAATTGTGAAATATCCCTTTTCTCTTCTAGTGAATGGCATTGGTGAGGATGTTGGTGCGAATGTGATGATGGGGAAAGTCATCCGTCCTTTACGCAGTGTAGACCCCTCCCAAACAGAATACCAAGGGCTTATTGAAATCACAGAGGAAGGTTGGTGACAAATTATGATGGGACTTTGCAGATCCGCTCTTTAATGCAGTTTGTCTTGTAGTGAAATTAAAATTGTCACCCGCTTCTTTGTTGTCTCAGATGGAACAAAGGGTCCAAGTTATCCCTTTGGAATCATGGGTATGGCCAGCAAGGCAGATTGTCTGCAGAAAGGAGAACTTGTGAAGTTCCAGGTTTGCACAGTATCCCAGACTGGACAGAAGATGGCCTATACTGTTGTCCCCCAGCGTAGAGCCTTGGTGGAGTGTGTCAAAGACCAGGTAAGTGATCAACAATTTATTTCCAGATACTGAGGTTATCCTCAAGTGAAGGTTACTGATTTCAATATTTCTTTTGGTTGTCCCCAGTTTGGATTCATCACATATGAGGTCGGTGAGAGCAAGAAACTGTTCTTCCACGTAAAAGAAGTGCAAGATGGCCTGGAGCTCCAAACCGGTGATGAGGTGGAGTTCTCGGTCGTCCTTAATCAACGCACAGGGAAATGTAGTGCCTGCAATGTTCGCAGAGTCAGGTAGGAAATCCGGCTGGTTGCGCACAGGATATTTGATGTTTTCAATCTGAAAATATTTTGTCTCAGTGTTAATCTTGAATTCATATCATGTGCCTAACATTGCAGTGAGGGGCCTAAACCAGTGGCAACTCCTCGCCCTGACCGTCTGGTGAACCGATTGAAGAGCATCACCCTTGATGATGCCAGTGCTCCTCGTCTGGTCATCGTGAGACAGCCCCGCGGTCCTGACAACTCAAAGGTACGGCCGAGCCTACTGCACTGCTACTGCAACCTTTGCCTGAACTCTGGATTATTgaattttgtattatattgGCATCAACATTaacaaagtttgtttttgtacagGGCTTCAATGTGGAGCGCAAGACTCGACAGCCTGGCGTCATCGACTGAGCAATACAGAGCCTAACACCCCACCCCCCATTCAGTGTTGGTGGGATTTGGCAACTGCAGGAGATAAGGGAATTTGATTTGACACATGCTtgtacacacaaactcaaacataAATCACGAACACGCATACAGTAATTGGCATGTGTAATCTTTGTCCCCCTCGATACCTGCGAGGGATACTGTCATTTCATGGTTCCCTGCCTCCCATGTATGATGTACTTGATATGGAGTCCACACTGcagtgtatctctgtgtgtgtgtgtgtgtgcgcgccgtATCCTAGAAGTGATAAGTGTGTAATGGAGGTATATGTTTCTGAGAGCCTTGCCTCTCTAAAATCAGAGTGATGactgtgtggctgtgtttgtccCTCTCTTTTGATTCTGCTTTGTCTGGAGTTCTgcacctgtcctctgtcctgtagTCTGCCTGGGTTGATGAGTGTATGTCGGCATGTCTTTGAGCTTCTGCTCCCGTTTCTTTTTCTCATGTTGGCCCCTTAATCCATCGAAATTTCAAATGGTTTCATTTGTCAAGTTTCCACTTTCTGTATGCTTTCCTACAAAACGTATATAAAGCAAAGTTCCCTCCATAAGGAGGATCATATTTCTCATATGTGCGAGCTTAAACTGAGGATTCTTCGCTGCTCGTTTTTTTTGAgcagttttaaaatgctttattGAAGAGCTGAAGTGAAAGCATGGTTTGTGATGTATGTGAATGTCAAAGTAGATAATCTAATGGGTTTAACCTTAGCAATCTCGAGCCTTTGGATACCTTTTTGGTATTCACATGCACCACTTAAGCAAATTTTCCCGGGTGCAGAATTCCTTGTGGCATCTTATATCTGCAGTTCTTTTatactatgttttttttgtttcttgcacatgtttttgctttt
This genomic window contains:
- the csde1 gene encoding cold shock domain-containing protein E1 isoform X9; this encodes MERDSSEPPVACNTGSAPSTSTGPMSIPRSASISCHPYPGSKKHKRTPLYQRSMSFDPGMLHNNGHTAYANGSGPGIRETGVVEKLLTSYGFIQCSERQDRLFFHCSQYNGNLQDLKIGDDVEFEVSSDRRTGKRIAVKLLKIKPEVLPEERISGQVGPDLHAYPFTVLHGYIHPVVSSIPVHLDGKSGPVQVPNGSVCYERNGEVFYLTYTPEDVEGNIHLDTGDKVSFYMETNKHTGAVSARNIQLVKKKQMRCQGVVCATKEAFGFIERADVVKEIFFHYSEFKGDLEALQAGDDVEFTIKDRNGKEVATDVRLLAQGTVIFEDISIEQFEGTVVKVIPKVPTKNQNDPLPGRISSRIGFTDKELPFGEKDTKSKVTLLEGDHIQFNISTDRRDKLERATNIDVLPDTFDFTKETREMGVIAAIRDGFGFIKCVDRDARMFFHFSEVLEESQLHISDEVEFTVVPVGPVNKIFTKDMLSAQRNHAVRIKKLPKGTVSFHTQSEQRFMGVVEKEVIAVNTKNASPTKVKEKFDVSFWQESEEGVIGYDDCGEKLTVAYHTKDLEGGGIPQVGDKVEFSINEVKRTGQQSAVSIRVLNRTSSNAKRLHGFVATLKDNFGFIETANHDQEIFFHYSEMCGDLDSLELGDTVEYTLSKGKGNKVSAEKVTKVAAVNGIGEDVGANVMMGKVIRPLRSVDPSQTEYQGLIEITEEDGTKGPSYPFGIMGMASKADCLQKGELVKFQVCTVSQTGQKMAYTVVPQRRALVECVKDQFGFITYEVGESKKLFFHVKEVQDGLELQTGDEVEFSVVLNQRTGKCSACNVRRVSEGPKPVATPRPDRLVNRLKSITLDDASAPRLVIVRQPRGPDNSKGFNVERKTRQPGVID
- the csde1 gene encoding cold shock domain-containing protein E1 isoform X10 is translated as MERDSSEPPVACNTGSAPSTSTGPMSIPRSASISCHPYPGSKKHKRTPLYQRSMSFDPGMLHNNGHTAYANGSGPGIRETGVVEKLLTSYGFIQCSERQDRLFFHCSQYNGNLQDLKIGDDVEFEVSSDRRTGKRIAVKLLKIKPEVLPEERISGQVGPDLHAYPFTVLHGYIHPVVSSIPVHLDGKSGPVQVPNGSVCYERNGEVFYLTYTPEDVEGNIHLDTGDKVSFYMETNKHTGAVSARNIQLVKKKQMRCQGVVCATKEAFGFIERADVVKEIFFHYSEFKGDLEALQAGDDVEFTIKDRNGKEVATDVRLLAQGTVIFEDISIEQFEGTVVKVIPKVPTKNQNDPLPGRISSRIGFTDKELPFGEKDTKSKVTLLEGDHIQFNISTDRRDKLERATNIDVLPDTFDFTKETREMDMLSAQRNHAVRIKKLPKGTVSFHTQSEQRFMGVVEKEVIAVNTKNASPTKVKEKFDVSFWQESEEGVIGYDDCGEKLTVAYHTKDLEGGGIPQVGDKVEFSINEVKRTGQQSAVSIRVLNRTSSNAKRLHGFVATLKDNFGFIETANHDQEIFFHYSEMCGDLDSLELGDTVEYTLSKGKGNKVSAEKVTKVAAVNGIGEDVGANVMMGKVIRPLRSVDPSQTEYQGLIEITEEDGTKGPSYPFGIMGMASKADCLQKGELVKFQVCTVSQTGQKMAYTVVPQRRALVECVKDQFGFITYEVGESKKLFFHVKEVQDGLELQTGDEVEFSVVLNQRTGKCSACNVRRVSEGPKPVATPRPDRLVNRLKSITLDDASAPRLVIVRQPRGPDNSKGFNVERKTRQPGVID
- the csde1 gene encoding cold shock domain-containing protein E1 isoform X11, translating into MGSPWKGFVEFTLPASPPTAFVSADLSSTSPVGLSLSPYGRSMSFDPGMLHNNGHTAYANGSGPGIRETGVVEKLLTSYGFIQCSERQDRLFFHCSQYNGNLQDLKIGDDVEFEVSSDRRTGKRIAVKLLKIKPEVLPEERISGQVGPDLHAYPFTVLHGYIHPVVSSIPVHLDGKSGPVQVPNGSVCYERNGEVFYLTYTPEDVEGNIHLDTGDKVSFYMETNKHTGAVSARNIQLVKKKQMRCQGVVCATKEAFGFIERADVVKEIFFHYSEFKGDLEALQAGDDVEFTIKDRNGKEVATDVRLLAQGTVIFEDISIEQFEGTVVKVIPKVPTKNQNDPLPGRISSRIGFTDKELPFGEKDTKSKVTLLEGDHIQFNISTDRRDKLERATNIDVLPDTFDFTKETREMGVIAAIRDGFGFIKCVDRDARMFFHFSEVLEESQLHISDEVEFTVVPVGPVNKIFTKDMLSAQRNHAVRIKKLPKGTVSFHTQSEQRFMGVVEKEVIAVNTKNASPTKVKEKFDVSFWQESEEGVIGYDDCGEKLTVAYHTKDLEGGGIPQVGDKVEFSINEVKRTGQQSAVSIRVLNRTSSNAKRLHGFVATLKDNFGFIETANHDQEIFFHYSEMCGDLDSLELGDTVEYTLSKGKGNKVSAEKVTKVAAVNGIGEDVGANVMMGKVIRPLRSVDPSQTEYQGLIEITEEDGTKGPSYPFGIMGMASKADCLQKGELVKFQVCTVSQTGQKMAYTVVPQRRALVECVKDQFGFITYEVGESKKLFFHVKEVQDGLELQTGDEVEFSVVLNQRTGKCSACNVRRVSEGPKPVATPRPDRLVNRLKSITLDDASAPRLVIVRQPRGPDNSKGFNVERKTRQPGVID